In Ruminococcaceae bacterium R-25, one genomic interval encodes:
- a CDS encoding LytR family transcriptional attenuator, whose product MAKNSKKDTILTIVGLVITVCAFVGAVFAVTKMISKPSGNESEVTTYSRPTKQAPQLYFDGKNYQFREDMEVILVMGIDNNEELVNKVSAISNSQADVLYVFAVDHKNKTYQAIQLNRETMTAIQTLLADGSKDSIAQAQICLAHSYGKNETGRCINTVDAVEGLLFNVPVDHYIALNMSAISVLNEQVGGVSVIVPAGLEEADPAFIEGAKVKLQGKQAEKFVRSRMSLDDDSNEFRMERQQIFLNAWKQQANAKMEADSGFALGLVLSLSEYMTSDMSANALSDLANNLKEYKDLGTLKTIGETIEKNPGEDRATREYYVDQDDLERKVLVLFYEEAKEE is encoded by the coding sequence ATGGCTAAGAATTCAAAGAAAGATACGATATTAACAATAGTAGGATTGGTTATTACTGTTTGCGCTTTTGTTGGTGCGGTATTTGCTGTAACAAAGATGATCAGCAAACCTTCAGGTAATGAGTCCGAAGTTACTACATATTCCAGACCTACAAAGCAAGCACCGCAACTTTATTTTGATGGTAAGAACTATCAGTTCCGTGAAGACATGGAAGTAATACTCGTTATGGGTATCGATAACAATGAGGAACTGGTTAATAAAGTTTCGGCTATCAGTAACTCTCAGGCTGATGTCTTATATGTATTTGCTGTTGATCATAAAAATAAAACATATCAGGCAATTCAGCTTAACCGTGAGACCATGACCGCTATTCAGACATTATTGGCGGATGGTTCTAAGGATTCGATTGCCCAAGCTCAGATCTGCTTGGCTCACAGTTATGGCAAGAATGAGACGGGAAGATGCATAAATACCGTTGATGCTGTTGAGGGATTACTTTTTAATGTCCCTGTCGATCACTACATAGCGCTTAATATGTCTGCCATTTCTGTTTTAAATGAACAGGTAGGCGGAGTATCTGTTATTGTTCCTGCCGGACTTGAAGAAGCAGATCCGGCATTTATAGAAGGTGCCAAAGTAAAGCTACAGGGCAAGCAGGCTGAAAAGTTTGTAAGATCTCGTATGAGTCTTGATGATGACTCCAATGAATTCCGTATGGAACGCCAACAGATATTCTTAAACGCTTGGAAACAACAGGCAAATGCCAAGATGGAAGCTGATTCAGGTTTTGCTCTTGGCTTAGTCTTATCACTTTCTGAGTACATGACGAGTGACATGAGCGCGAATGCTTTATCGGATCTCGCCAATAACCTTAAGGAGTATAAGGACCTTGGCACTTTAAAGACAATAGGTGAGACTATAGAGAAAAACCCCGGTGAAGATAGAGCTACGCGCGAATATTATGTTGACCAGGATGACTTAGAGCGCAAGGTATTAGTACTCTTCTATGAAGAAGCTAAGGAAGAATAA
- a CDS encoding SrtB family sortase, producing the protein MNKKRLIYTIMSAVLFISGGVLLFYFFWANGYFNPPKQAPQQSYEEFTYPSLPSEIEPSQIITETIDPDKETKEGQIKNPVNFDELKKTNSDIIGWFYMTSPYVSQPILMKKGNDSFYLSHDATGNYAKNGSLFVEYTYNKDPFNDPCTIIYGHRQSDGAMFGNLETTVNEIDINADPQYVVIYLPNSTKIYHIIATVCHDNKHVLAYNNFGNKSEYDKFFNWVYKQSGKGVQLVTNEKPQYGDKVLILSACLRTDRTKRYLVIAKELT; encoded by the coding sequence ATGAACAAAAAAAGACTCATTTATACGATCATGAGCGCTGTATTGTTCATATCAGGAGGAGTATTGTTGTTTTACTTCTTCTGGGCAAACGGCTATTTTAATCCTCCCAAGCAGGCTCCCCAGCAGTCTTACGAGGAGTTCACATATCCTTCACTGCCTTCTGAGATCGAACCGTCACAGATAATCACTGAAACTATCGATCCCGATAAGGAAACCAAAGAAGGACAGATAAAGAATCCCGTTAACTTCGATGAATTGAAGAAGACAAATTCCGATATCATTGGGTGGTTTTATATGACTTCACCTTATGTAAGCCAGCCGATCTTGATGAAGAAGGGCAACGACTCATTCTACCTTTCTCATGATGCAACAGGCAATTATGCAAAGAACGGTTCATTATTTGTAGAGTATACATATAATAAAGATCCGTTTAACGATCCCTGTACAATAATCTACGGACACAGGCAGAGCGATGGTGCAATGTTTGGCAACCTTGAAACAACAGTTAATGAAATTGATATTAATGCCGATCCGCAGTATGTCGTAATCTATTTGCCAAATTCGACAAAAATTTATCACATAATCGCAACAGTTTGTCATGATAATAAGCATGTTTTAGCTTATAATAATTTCGGTAATAAGTCCGAATACGATAAGTTCTTTAATTGGGTATACAAACAGAGCGGTAAGGGAGTGCAGCTCGTAACAAACGAGAAGCCCCAATACGGCGACAAGGTCTTGATACTCTCGGCTTGTCTTAGAACCGACAGAACAAAGAGATATTTGGTAATTGCAAAAGAATTGACATAA
- a CDS encoding protein-tyrosine phosphatase has product MFDCHCHILPGIDDGSKNVEMSLNMLDMEVRQGVKGVIFTPHFYADMMSPARFLDRRARALEKLEAELSQLPQAPKYILGSEVHYFRGMSRIDDLESLCIGNSNFILIEMPFRDWQPQYIDEVEEISTVLGLNVIIAHIERYMSQDKRLVRRLIDNQNLIIQCNAEYFIEKTQKNALSFMKLGRIDLLGTDSHNLSSRMPNLREAVEIMEKKDKKGAIDHIWHMSRMIFDAAT; this is encoded by the coding sequence ATGTTTGATTGTCACTGTCACATTCTTCCCGGCATAGATGACGGCAGCAAGAATGTCGAAATGTCACTTAACATGCTGGATATGGAAGTAAGGCAGGGAGTAAAAGGGGTTATATTCACACCGCACTTTTATGCCGACATGATGTCTCCTGCCAGATTCCTTGACAGACGCGCCAGAGCATTAGAGAAACTCGAAGCTGAATTAAGCCAGCTGCCTCAGGCACCAAAGTATATCTTAGGTTCCGAAGTCCATTACTTCAGAGGCATGAGCAGGATCGATGACTTGGAAAGTCTCTGTATAGGAAATAGTAATTTTATTTTAATAGAGATGCCATTCAGGGACTGGCAGCCACAGTACATCGATGAGGTAGAAGAGATATCTACTGTCTTGGGTCTTAATGTAATAATCGCTCACATTGAAAGATACATGAGCCAGGACAAAAGACTTGTAAGAAGACTGATCGATAATCAGAACCTTATTATTCAGTGCAATGCCGAATACTTTATCGAGAAGACGCAGAAGAATGCTTTAAGCTTCATGAAGTTGGGAAGAATAGATCTACTCGGAACTGACAGTCATAACTTAAGTTCAAGAATGCCGAATTTAAGAGAAGCTGTCGAGATAATGGAAAAGAAAGATAAAAAGGGAGCAATAGATCACATATGGCATATGAGCCGGATGATCTTTGATGCCGCCACTTAA
- a CDS encoding capsular exopolysaccharide synthesis family protein has translation MAKKKKTAPRSFENSMSILGSKLNFEGREAYNLLRTNLMFATKRSDRNARVIGITSSVHGEGKSLTVINLAYSIAESGRKVILVECDLRLPTLRKKLNLPKTTGVSNLLAGINSDKATLHRDVLIKGFDFVQAGDIPPNPSELLGSKAFSSLIDNLADSYDVILLDLPPVGKVSDALVVSRVTDGLVIVVRNDYTIASDLEYTLRQCELVDAKVLGFVYNGAQAKSKKYRYGYGSKYKYGYGYGYSAPRKNRSEQS, from the coding sequence ATGGCTAAGAAAAAGAAGACTGCACCCAGAAGTTTTGAAAACAGCATGAGCATCCTGGGCTCAAAGCTCAACTTCGAAGGCCGTGAGGCTTATAACCTCTTAAGAACAAACCTGATGTTCGCTACAAAGCGAAGCGACAGAAATGCCAGAGTTATCGGTATTACATCTTCCGTACACGGTGAAGGTAAGTCACTTACGGTAATCAACCTCGCATACTCTATCGCAGAGTCCGGACGTAAGGTAATCCTTGTTGAGTGTGACTTGAGACTTCCTACATTAAGAAAGAAGCTTAATCTTCCTAAGACAACAGGTGTTTCTAACTTGCTTGCCGGTATCAACAGCGATAAGGCTACACTTCACAGAGATGTACTTATCAAGGGTTTTGACTTTGTTCAGGCCGGTGATATCCCGCCGAATCCTTCAGAGCTTTTGGGCTCCAAGGCATTCAGCTCACTTATTGATAACTTAGCTGACAGCTACGACGTTATCCTTTTGGACCTCCCGCCGGTCGGCAAGGTATCCGATGCTCTCGTAGTATCCAGAGTTACTGACGGTCTTGTTATCGTTGTAAGAAACGACTATACAATCGCATCTGACCTGGAGTATACATTGAGACAGTGTGAACTCGTTGACGCTAAGGTATTGGGATTCGTATATAACGGAGCTCAGGCTAAGAGCAAGAAGTACAGATACGGCTATGGCAGCAAGTATAAGTACGGTTATGGCTACGGATATTCTGCTCCGCGCAAGAACAGAAGTGAACAGTCCTGA
- a CDS encoding capsular polysaccharide biosynthesis protein, with protein MANNLQNKQDVQEIDLLKLLKVLWSRVWLIVAAAFLGGVAFFVYTFFFITPQYQSSALLYVNNNSLDIGSTKLNITSGDISASSSLINTYCVILKSRTTLEQARFEGELPYTYEQLRSKVNGSAEGSTPIFKITVTDPDPEMAANICNTVVEIMVDPSSGISGIVEGSSVSVIDYAVVARSASSPSYMKNTAIGMLIGFVLACGIIILISLMDSTIREEEFLLEKYKDIPVLATVPDLVEDAGNGYYGYGASYERAGDKARSAANVKIDSKNKGSEV; from the coding sequence ATGGCAAACAATCTGCAAAACAAGCAGGACGTTCAGGAGATCGATCTGCTTAAACTGCTCAAGGTATTGTGGAGCAGGGTATGGTTGATCGTTGCGGCAGCTTTTTTGGGCGGCGTTGCGTTCTTCGTATACACTTTCTTCTTTATTACTCCCCAGTACCAGTCTTCGGCGCTTTTGTACGTTAATAACAATTCGCTCGATATCGGCTCAACAAAGCTTAATATCACGAGCGGTGATATCAGCGCATCAAGCTCTCTTATCAACACATACTGTGTAATCTTAAAGAGCCGCACCACATTGGAGCAGGCAAGATTTGAAGGCGAGCTCCCTTATACTTATGAGCAGTTAAGATCAAAGGTAAACGGCAGTGCTGAAGGAAGCACACCTATCTTTAAGATCACTGTAACTGATCCGGATCCGGAGATGGCAGCTAATATATGTAATACAGTTGTTGAGATCATGGTGGATCCTTCATCAGGTATCTCAGGAATCGTTGAAGGTTCATCAGTTAGCGTTATCGACTATGCAGTTGTTGCAAGATCCGCATCATCACCGAGCTATATGAAAAATACGGCAATCGGTATGCTGATCGGATTCGTTTTGGCTTGCGGCATCATCATCCTCATCTCTCTTATGGACAGCACGATCAGGGAAGAAGAGTTCCTCCTTGAAAAATATAAGGATATCCCTGTACTTGCCACAGTACCTGACCTCGTTGAAGATGCAGGCAACGGTTACTATGGTTATGGCGCATCTTACGAAAGAGCCGGCGATAAAGCGAGAAGTGCTGCTAATGTTAAGATCGATTCCAAGAATAAGGGAAGTGAGGTGTGA
- a CDS encoding DNA-damage-inducible protein J → MSSEQIARFENDNDLPIEVRIPRYNAATEAAIKEANDISSGKKVVKTYSSAEKMFEDLNQ, encoded by the coding sequence ATGTCATCTGAACAGATAGCTCGCTTTGAGAACGATAACGATTTACCTATTGAAGTTCGCATTCCAAGATACAATGCTGCTACTGAAGCAGCTATTAAAGAGGCAAATGATATTTCTTCCGGAAAGAAAGTGGTTAAGACTTATTCATCAGCTGAAAAGATGTTCGAGGATCTTAATCAATGA
- a CDS encoding Cro/C1-type helix-turn-helix DNA-binding protein, with amino-acid sequence MTIQEALRRKNMTIYRLAKNSGVPYATVNDIVNGKTQLEKSSAETLYRLAYTLEVSMEELLTPYLVKRTDFENYKSSICHRVKEQGDIDFIINTLESQEIRVYFDKKWYPESLYLLAMVDYISRENDIPICDDYDDLRICKLDEPVYPASLRAMAIASNNDSVLKDAFVNAIPEFKRFNIIENEVRNVI; translated from the coding sequence ATGACTATTCAAGAAGCACTCAGAAGAAAGAATATGACAATATACCGATTGGCTAAGAACAGTGGGGTTCCATATGCAACCGTTAATGACATCGTTAACGGTAAGACTCAGTTAGAGAAAAGCAGTGCGGAAACTTTATACCGATTAGCTTATACGCTGGAAGTGTCCATGGAAGAACTTTTAACACCATATTTAGTCAAGAGAACCGACTTTGAGAATTATAAGAGTTCAATCTGTCATAGAGTTAAGGAACAAGGCGATATAGATTTTATTATTAATACACTTGAGAGTCAGGAGATACGTGTCTATTTTGACAAAAAATGGTATCCGGAAAGCCTTTATCTGCTTGCAATGGTTGATTATATAAGTAGGGAAAACGATATCCCTATATGTGATGATTATGATGATCTTCGTATTTGTAAACTTGATGAGCCTGTTTATCCGGCAAGTCTTCGTGCAATGGCAATAGCATCAAATAATGATTCAGTGTTAAAGGATGCTTTTGTTAATGCGATTCCGGAATTCAAAAGATTCAATATCATTGAGAATGAGGTAAGAAATGTCATCTGA
- a CDS encoding O-acetylhomoserine sulfhydrylase, translated as MSTVDTIALHGGYNPGNGEPRQVPIYQSTTWKYATSEDMGKLFDLEASGYFYTRLQNPTNDFVASKLCAMEGGYAGMLTCSGQAANFFAVFNICEAGDHFIASANIYGGTYNLFGVTFKKMGIECTFVDQTLPLEELQKYIRPNTKCVFGETITNPTVDILDIEKFAKLAHNNGIPLIMDNTFATPVNCRPIEFGCDIVTHSTTKYIDGHGSSVGGAIIDSGNFDWMAHADKFPGLCTPDESYHGLTYATKFGKGAYITKATAQLMRDFGSIQSPQNAYYIQIGLESLPVRMARHCANAQKVAEFLAQDDRIAWVKYPGLESDSQHELAKKYCPKGTCGVMCFGVKGGREASIKFMDSLEFATIATHVADCKTLLLHPASHTHRQLTDEQLAEAGIPGDLIRFSVGMEDPDDIIADLKQALDKIG; from the coding sequence ATGAGCACAGTTGACACAATTGCACTTCATGGCGGCTACAATCCGGGCAATGGCGAACCGAGACAGGTTCCGATCTATCAGAGCACAACATGGAAGTATGCCACATCTGAAGACATGGGTAAGCTTTTTGACTTGGAGGCTTCCGGATACTTTTATACAAGACTTCAGAACCCTACAAATGATTTCGTAGCATCCAAGCTCTGCGCTATGGAAGGCGGCTATGCAGGAATGCTCACATGCTCCGGCCAGGCAGCTAATTTCTTTGCAGTATTCAACATCTGCGAAGCAGGCGACCACTTCATCGCTTCAGCTAATATCTACGGCGGAACATATAACCTCTTCGGTGTTACATTCAAGAAGATGGGCATCGAGTGCACATTCGTTGACCAGACACTTCCTCTCGAAGAACTCCAGAAGTACATCCGTCCCAACACAAAGTGCGTATTCGGTGAGACTATCACAAATCCTACAGTTGATATCCTTGATATCGAGAAGTTTGCGAAGCTTGCTCACAACAACGGCATCCCGCTCATCATGGACAACACATTCGCTACTCCTGTTAACTGCAGACCTATCGAGTTCGGCTGCGATATCGTAACTCACTCAACAACAAAGTACATTGACGGTCACGGATCTTCTGTCGGCGGCGCAATCATCGACTCCGGCAACTTCGACTGGATGGCTCACGCTGATAAGTTCCCCGGCCTTTGCACACCTGATGAGTCTTATCACGGACTTACATATGCTACAAAGTTCGGCAAGGGCGCTTACATCACAAAGGCAACAGCCCAGCTCATGAGAGACTTTGGTTCCATCCAGTCTCCTCAGAATGCTTACTACATCCAGATCGGTCTTGAGTCACTTCCTGTACGTATGGCTCGTCACTGCGCTAACGCTCAGAAGGTTGCTGAGTTCCTGGCACAGGATGACAGAATCGCATGGGTTAAGTATCCCGGTCTTGAGTCTGACTCACAGCACGAGCTCGCTAAGAAGTACTGCCCGAAGGGAACTTGCGGTGTTATGTGCTTCGGCGTAAAGGGCGGAAGAGAAGCATCCATCAAGTTCATGGACAGCCTTGAATTCGCTACGATCGCTACACACGTTGCTGACTGCAAGACACTTCTTTTGCACCCTGCATCACATACACACAGACAGCTCACAGACGAGCAGCTTGCTGAAGCAGGCATCCCCGGTGACCTCATCAGATTCTCCGTAGGTATGGAAGATCCTGATGACATCATCGCAGACCTCAAGCAGGCATTGGATAAGATTGGGTAA
- a CDS encoding PmbA protein yields the protein MDIKTAEKFMEKLVKAGTEYGFEECEASFASESSMSIDILKGEVASYENSATSTLSFRGLKNGQMGYCSTNILDENSIDFLLKSAMENCEVLNDEDPQFIYCDEDNKDLYYSQITDAYAKNTYKAFEELGLKLEKAILALDKRIDAVDYLSIACSTGPYLIINSKGLHSYRDTDGISLVGTARAIDEDGSVKSGGHYWIGKDIDDFDQEKFLQKFKENLIGKMGAKSVKPGTYKTVLKAEAFHQFFTVFFGNFFATPMQRGLSLLADKEGTKIASDVFTVREVPMYDKALTKIPFDDEGVLTTEKAIIDHGTFATALYDLKSANKAGKKSTGNGFRSGSAVSEMPTNLIVEAGDKSFDELLEEVGEGIILTDLSGLHAGVNAISGDFSLLCEGYLIENGKKGRPVEQITVAGNFYDVIKSIKSVGNDIINLPSGEGEFFTPSVYVGELAISGDDEEN from the coding sequence ATGGATATAAAGACAGCAGAAAAGTTTATGGAAAAGCTCGTTAAGGCCGGCACGGAATACGGCTTTGAAGAATGCGAGGCGTCTTTTGCCTCTGAATCTTCCATGAGCATCGACATCCTTAAAGGGGAAGTTGCAAGCTATGAGAACAGTGCCACGAGCACGCTCTCGTTCAGGGGCCTTAAGAACGGCCAGATGGGATATTGCTCGACCAATATCCTCGATGAGAATTCAATCGATTTCCTCTTAAAGTCAGCAATGGAGAACTGCGAAGTCTTAAATGACGAAGATCCGCAGTTTATCTACTGCGATGAAGATAACAAGGACCTTTACTATTCGCAGATCACTGATGCTTATGCAAAGAACACATATAAGGCATTTGAAGAGCTCGGATTAAAGCTTGAGAAGGCAATACTCGCGTTAGACAAGAGGATCGATGCAGTTGATTATTTATCTATTGCTTGCAGCACGGGTCCGTATCTCATAATCAACTCTAAGGGCTTACATTCCTATAGGGATACTGACGGTATCTCTTTAGTAGGCACGGCAAGAGCTATAGATGAAGACGGCAGCGTTAAGAGCGGCGGACATTACTGGATCGGCAAGGACATCGATGATTTCGACCAGGAGAAGTTCTTACAGAAGTTCAAAGAGAACCTGATAGGCAAGATGGGCGCAAAGTCAGTTAAGCCCGGCACATATAAGACTGTCCTTAAGGCAGAAGCATTCCATCAGTTCTTTACTGTATTCTTCGGTAATTTCTTTGCTACTCCCATGCAGAGAGGCTTATCGCTCTTAGCTGACAAGGAAGGTACCAAGATCGCATCTGACGTATTTACGGTAAGAGAAGTGCCTATGTACGATAAGGCGCTTACAAAGATCCCTTTTGATGACGAAGGCGTACTTACCACAGAAAAGGCCATAATCGACCACGGAACCTTTGCAACAGCCCTCTACGACTTAAAGTCAGCAAATAAGGCGGGAAAGAAGTCTACAGGTAACGGTTTCAGGAGCGGATCTGCAGTATCTGAGATGCCTACAAACCTTATAGTTGAAGCAGGAGATAAGAGCTTTGATGAGCTTTTAGAAGAAGTTGGTGAAGGAATAATCTTAACCGATCTGTCAGGACTTCATGCCGGAGTTAATGCTATTTCTGGCGATTTCTCGCTGCTTTGCGAAGGATATCTCATCGAAAACGGCAAGAAGGGAAGACCTGTCGAGCAAATTACTGTTGCAGGAAACTTCTATGATGTAATAAAATCTATCAAGTCTGTGGGAAATGATATAATCAACCTGCCTTCAGGTGAGGGTGAGTTCTTTACTCCCTCAGTTTATGTTGGTGAACTCGCTATCTCAGGCGACGACGAAGAGAATTAA
- a CDS encoding TldD protein: MFNDSDCLRILEEAMSTTADFAEVFQEVTESKSVSLLNGQVIRAATGFDSGTGIRLLSGTNSVYVYSSDNDLEVLLKLAKEAAAAIKGNDKGQIEALKDLCKTSMTRIEIDPMSVPKKDMVDFLRKSSDYALNYDPLITQVAGSIASSVRTAKIINTRGVNTEDTTNRIRLSVETIATKDNEKQSGRVAPGTMKGYEFINEYPIIDKTKECCDTAIRMVNAGYAPSAKMPVILSNGFGGVIFHEACGHALEATAVGIKMSYFTDMLGQQIASPIVSARDNARIEGEWGSYGTDDEGNTSSDLLLIENGILKNYLIDELGARRMNAKPTGCSRRQNYSYAPTSRMSNTYICNGESDVKDIIANTEYGLYATQMGGGSVDTSTGDFNFAVNEAYMVRDGKIAEPVRGATLIGKGQEILKNIDMVGNDLQLAAGMCGSVSGGVPVTVGQPTIRVSSILVGGREA, encoded by the coding sequence ATGTTTAACGACAGTGATTGCCTTAGGATATTGGAAGAGGCAATGTCAACTACGGCGGATTTCGCCGAAGTGTTTCAGGAAGTAACTGAGTCCAAATCGGTCAGCCTTCTTAACGGACAGGTAATAAGAGCTGCAACAGGCTTTGATTCCGGTACCGGTATAAGGCTCTTATCAGGAACCAATTCGGTTTATGTATATTCCAGTGATAATGACCTGGAAGTGCTTTTAAAGCTTGCCAAGGAAGCTGCTGCAGCGATAAAGGGCAATGACAAGGGTCAGATAGAGGCATTGAAAGACCTTTGTAAGACTTCCATGACCCGTATCGAGATCGATCCCATGTCAGTACCCAAGAAAGACATGGTCGATTTCCTCAGAAAGTCTTCTGATTATGCGCTTAATTACGATCCGCTCATTACTCAGGTTGCAGGATCGATCGCTTCATCCGTAAGGACAGCCAAGATAATCAACACAAGAGGCGTTAATACTGAAGATACGACAAACCGTATCAGGCTCTCGGTTGAGACTATTGCCACTAAGGACAACGAGAAGCAAAGTGGAAGAGTTGCTCCCGGTACCATGAAGGGCTATGAGTTCATTAACGAATACCCCATTATCGATAAGACAAAGGAATGCTGTGATACGGCTATCCGTATGGTTAATGCAGGATATGCGCCTTCAGCAAAGATGCCGGTAATCTTAAGTAACGGCTTTGGCGGCGTAATCTTCCATGAAGCTTGCGGTCATGCCTTGGAAGCCACGGCTGTTGGAATAAAGATGTCTTATTTTACAGATATGCTCGGCCAGCAGATCGCATCTCCTATCGTTAGTGCCAGAGATAATGCAAGGATAGAAGGCGAGTGGGGTTCATACGGAACAGACGATGAAGGCAATACTTCATCTGACCTACTGCTTATTGAGAACGGCATCCTCAAGAACTACCTGATAGATGAGCTCGGCGCAAGAAGAATGAACGCTAAGCCCACAGGATGCTCCAGACGTCAGAACTATTCATACGCTCCGACATCACGAATGAGCAATACCTATATCTGCAACGGCGAATCTGATGTTAAGGACATAATCGCCAATACTGAGTACGGCCTTTACGCTACACAGATGGGCGGCGGTTCTGTTGATACTTCTACGGGTGACTTCAACTTCGCAGTAAATGAAGCATATATGGTAAGAGACGGTAAGATCGCAGAACCCGTAAGAGGAGCAACGCTCATCGGCAAGGGCCAGGAGATCTTAAAGAACATAGATATGGTCGGTAACGACTTACAGCTCGCAGCAGGTATGTGCGGATCAGTATCAGGCGGAGTTCCTGTTACGGTTGGCCAGCCTACCATAAGAGTTTCATCTATACTTGTCGGCGGAAGAGAGGCATAA
- a CDS encoding long-chain acyl-CoA synthetase, giving the protein MKDPYSGLYEVTEIHNLRDVIKKRLHEFPQNPVFLVKEKKGGEYIPISTEKYDHDIDSLGTYFMSTVKKGARIAIFAETRYEWYTTYLATTNGTGCIVPLDKELPVDDVLNMLTRAEVEILVFSKSKLDIVKQVYGKVDTIKYWICTEKLDDDRFLYYQDCLKAGEEKLAAGDKTFTEATIDPEEMTILLFTSGTTAKSKAVMLCQKNICKNLMSMFSMLYIDRNDVWLSVLPLHHTYECTCGFLGQVYRGTTVGICEGLRYIAQNLQEVRPTCILMVPVMLELFYKKIQKGLKEDPKKAKKLATGMKLANALHLPVSMRRKLFKPIHDIFGGRMRLIILGGAPVNPEILTFFQTMGFKCVQGYGLTECAPILALNRDKFFKNHAAGLPLPGCDVKILDPDENGIGEFISKGDNNFMGYYNDPENTAIALDKDGYYHTGDLGYIDEDGFCIITGRKKNVIIAKNGKNVFPEEIEYLLSLSPYVAESVVSGVNDEVKDDIVVTATIYPDLEEIKGKLGIETDPTEDQIMGILKEVVTATNEKLESYKKIKNTVLRMTEFEKNTSKKIKRY; this is encoded by the coding sequence ATGAAAGACCCGTATTCAGGCCTCTATGAAGTAACAGAGATCCATAACTTAAGAGACGTTATCAAGAAAAGACTTCATGAATTCCCGCAGAACCCTGTTTTCCTCGTAAAAGAGAAGAAGGGCGGCGAGTATATCCCGATCTCCACAGAAAAATACGATCACGACATCGATTCACTCGGCACATATTTCATGAGCACCGTTAAGAAGGGTGCCAGAATTGCGATCTTCGCCGAGACAAGATATGAGTGGTACACAACATATCTCGCAACAACCAACGGCACAGGCTGCATCGTTCCTCTGGACAAAGAGCTTCCTGTAGACGACGTTCTCAACATGCTTACAAGAGCTGAAGTTGAGATCCTTGTATTCTCCAAGTCAAAGCTCGACATCGTTAAGCAGGTTTACGGCAAGGTCGATACGATCAAGTACTGGATCTGCACCGAAAAGCTTGATGACGACAGATTCCTTTACTATCAGGACTGCCTGAAGGCCGGTGAAGAGAAGCTCGCAGCAGGCGATAAGACTTTCACTGAAGCTACCATCGATCCTGAAGAAATGACTATTTTGCTCTTCACATCAGGCACAACAGCTAAATCTAAGGCAGTTATGCTCTGCCAGAAGAATATCTGCAAGAACCTTATGTCCATGTTCTCAATGCTCTACATTGACCGCAATGACGTATGGCTCTCGGTTCTTCCTCTGCATCACACATATGAATGCACCTGCGGCTTCTTGGGCCAGGTCTATAGAGGCACGACCGTAGGTATCTGCGAAGGCCTCCGCTACATCGCTCAGAACCTCCAGGAAGTAAGACCTACATGTATCCTCATGGTTCCTGTAATGCTCGAACTGTTCTATAAGAAGATCCAGAAGGGCCTTAAGGAAGATCCCAAGAAGGCGAAAAAGCTCGCCACAGGTATGAAGCTCGCTAACGCTCTGCATCTGCCCGTTTCTATGAGAAGAAAGCTCTTTAAGCCGATCCATGATATCTTCGGCGGCAGAATGAGACTCATCATCCTGGGCGGTGCTCCGGTAAATCCTGAGATACTCACATTCTTCCAGACAATGGGCTTCAAGTGCGTTCAGGGCTATGGCCTCACAGAGTGCGCACCTATCCTGGCTCTCAACCGTGACAAGTTCTTCAAGAACCACGCTGCAGGTCTGCCTTTGCCGGGTTGCGACGTTAAGATCCTTGATCCTGACGAAAACGGCATCGGCGAGTTCATCTCCAAGGGCGATAACAACTTCATGGGTTACTACAACGATCCTGAGAATACAGCAATCGCACTCGATAAGGACGGCTACTATCACACAGGTGACTTGGGATATATCGATGAAGACGGTTTCTGCATCATCACAGGCCGTAAGAAGAACGTTATTATCGCAAAGAACGGCAAGAACGTATTCCCTGAAGAGATCGAGTATCTGTTGTCTCTGTCTCCTTACGTCGCTGAGTCTGTCGTATCCGGCGTCAACGATGAGGTTAAGGACGATATCGTTGTAACAGCTACGATCTATCCTGATCTTGAAGAAATCAAGGGCAAGCTCGGAATCGAGACAGATCCTACTGAAGATCAGATCATGGGCATCTTGAAGGAAGTCGTTACGGCAACCAACGAGAAGCTCGAGAGCTACAAGAAGATCAAGAACACAGTCCTTAGAATGACAGAGTTCGAAAAGAATACTTCTAAGAAGATCAAGAGATATTAA